One window from the genome of Ammospiza nelsoni isolate bAmmNel1 chromosome 16, bAmmNel1.pri, whole genome shotgun sequence encodes:
- the ETF1 gene encoding eukaryotic peptide chain release factor subunit 1, with amino-acid sequence MADDPSAADRNVEIWKIKKLIKSLEAARGNGTSMISLIIPPKDQISRVAKMLADEFGTASNIKSRVNRLSVLGAITSVQQRLKLYNKVPPNGLVVYCGTIVTEEGKEKKVNIDFEPFKPINTSLYLCDNKFHTEALTALLSDDSKFGFIVIDGSGALFGTLQGNTREVLHKFTVDLPKKHGRGGQSALRFARLRMEKRHNYVRKVAETAVQLFISGDKVNVAGLVLAGSADFKTELSQSDMFDQRLQSKVLKLVDISYGGENGFNQAIELSTEVLSNVKFIQEKKLIGRYFDEISQDTGKYCFGVEDTLKALEMGAVEILIVYENLDIMRYVLHCQGTEEEKILYLTPEQEKDKSHFTDKETGQEHELIESMPLLEWFANNYKKFGATLEIVTDKSQEGSQFVKGFGGIGGILRYRVDFQGMEYQGGDDEFFDLDDY; translated from the exons atgGCGGACGATCCCAGCGCTGCCGACCGCAACGTGGAGATCTGGAAGATCAAGAAGCTCATCAAGAGCCTGGAGGCGGCCCGCGG CAATGGTACCAGCATGATCTCGTTGATCATTCCCCCCAAAGACCAGATCTCACGAGTGGCAAAGATGTTAGCGGACGAGTTTGGCACCGCCTCCAACATCAAGTCCCGGGTGAATCGCCTTTCAGTGCTGGGAGCCATCACATCTGTACAGCAAAGACTGAAACTCTATAACAAAG TACCTCCAAATGGTCTGGTTGTTTACTGTGGAACAATTGtgacagaagaaggaaaagagaagaaagtcaACATTGACTTTGAACCTTTCAAACCAATCAATACGTCGTTGTATTTGTGTGACAACAAATTCCACACGGAG GCCCTCACGGCGCTGCTCTCCGACGACAGCAAGTTTGGCTTCATTGTAATAGACGGGAGCGGGGCCCTGTTCGGGACGCTGCAGGGCAACACGCGGGAAGTGCTGCACAAATTCACTGTGGATCTTCCAAAGAAGCACG gcagaggaggtCAGTCTGCCCTGCGCTTCGCCCGCCTGCGCATGGAGAAGCGGCACAACTACGTGCGCAAGGTGGCCGAGACGGCCGTGCAGCTCTTCATCTCCGGGGACAAGGTCAACGTGGCCGGGCTCGTCCTCGCCGGCTCGGCCGACTTCAAAACTGAGCTCAGCCAGTCTGACATGTTTGATCAG cGGTTGCAATCCAAAGTGCTCAAACTAGTTGATATTTCATATGGAGGAGAAAATGGCTTCAATCAAGCAATTGAGTTGTCAACTGAGGTCCTCTCCAATGTGAAATTCATCCAAGAGAAAAAGCTAATAG GACGATACTTCGATGAGATCAGCCAGGACACGGGCAAGTACTGCTTTGGTGTGGAAGATACACTAAAAGCTTTGGAAATGGGAGCAGTAGAGATCCTGATAGTCTATGAAAACCTGGATATCATGAGATACGTCCTGCACTGCCAAGGCACGGAGG AGGAGAAGATCCTGTATTTGACACCAGAGCAAGAGAAGGATAAATCCCACTTCACAGACAAGGAG ACTGGGCAGGAACATGAACTCATAGAAAGTATGCCCCTCCTGGAGTGGTTTGCAAACAACTACAAGAAATTTGGAGCAACATTGGAAATTGTTACAGACAAATCACAAGAAGGATCCCAATTTGTGAAAGGATTTGGAGGAATTGGAG GTATCTTGCGGTACCGGGTGGACTTCCAGGGCATGGAATACCAAGGAGGAGACGATGAATTTTTTGACCTTGATGACTACTAG